The Dehalogenimonas sp. 4OHTPN genome window below encodes:
- a CDS encoding YkgJ family cysteine cluster protein → MALQPVQNDDEIEPAFRCFCCGVCCSKYQVQMTIGEAHRIAEKLRIEWDTFESGYLDNAWPGVKTVLLRHSGGHCVFLEPQPGDRTFFCRIQKFKPASCVEWNADADKKDCRDGLAKSWNLGFDEAGHFVGKAENIASLQAFIVSLE, encoded by the coding sequence ATGGCACTTCAACCGGTACAAAATGACGACGAAATCGAACCAGCTTTTCGATGTTTCTGCTGCGGCGTCTGCTGCTCTAAATACCAGGTTCAGATGACCATCGGCGAGGCTCACCGTATCGCCGAAAAGCTGAGGATTGAATGGGACACCTTCGAGTCGGGCTATCTTGACAATGCTTGGCCAGGCGTTAAAACGGTGCTTCTGCGCCACAGCGGCGGCCACTGCGTCTTTCTGGAACCTCAACCCGGCGACAGAACCTTCTTTTGCCGGATCCAGAAGTTCAAACCGGCTTCATGCGTCGAATGGAATGCCGACGCCGATAAAAAAGACTGCCGCGATGGGCTGGCAAAGAGCTGGAACCTAGGATTTGATGAAGCGGGTCATTTCGTCGGCAAAGCTGAAAACATTGCCTCGCTGCAGGCGTTCATCGTTTCGCTGGAATAA
- the gatC gene encoding Asp-tRNA(Asn)/Glu-tRNA(Gln) amidotransferase subunit GatC, whose amino-acid sequence MELTREEVLHIARLARLGIDDAEVDRLQSQLSDILGHFAVLSQVDTDGVPPTAHTVAQYNILGYDEPISSLSIDAVLSNAPEREGDFFRIRAVLE is encoded by the coding sequence ATGGAATTGACGCGTGAAGAAGTCCTTCACATAGCCCGGCTGGCTCGGCTCGGTATCGATGATGCTGAAGTAGATCGGCTGCAAAGTCAACTCTCGGACATCCTTGGCCATTTTGCCGTATTGTCACAGGTGGACACCGATGGTGTGCCGCCTACCGCCCACACTGTAGCCCAGTACAACATTCTCGGCTACGACGAACCTATTTCATCGCTGTCGATTGACGCCGTGCTATCGAATGCCCCGGAGCGAGAGGGCGACTTCTTCCGCATCCGAGCTGTGCTCGAATAA
- a CDS encoding PilT/PilU family type 4a pilus ATPase: protein MDVLELVRTAVDLKASDLQLVIDSPPLLRIDGELQPVEGFGDLTAHDIDVALVQLADEDQRQVFLTTKELDFAYSMQDLGRLRCNVARQMNGLSLAIRLLPPKVPTIDELELPQILKELVQQPRGLLLVTGPTGSGKSTTLAAMIHHLNQTGGHHIITIEDPIEYVHRRIKCAITQRQLGDDTTSYPSALRHILRQNPDVIMLGEIRDPETAAAALAVAETGHLVLSTSHAPSAPQAVERIIDLFPPQERHLAETRLASLLIAVVCQTLVPRADGSGRIAAVELMIATPAARALIRDGKVYQLHNVITTSRENGMVTMDEALAELYKSGKISLKSLFANCNDSNEVKKYLGTTLRPLEEIAKKQQFQKNAAAPKES, encoded by the coding sequence ATGGACGTACTCGAATTGGTCCGCACGGCAGTTGACCTGAAAGCATCAGATTTACAATTAGTGATCGACAGCCCGCCGCTTCTTAGAATCGATGGTGAACTCCAGCCGGTTGAAGGGTTTGGGGATCTGACGGCGCACGATATTGACGTCGCTCTGGTTCAGCTTGCCGATGAAGATCAGCGTCAAGTTTTCCTGACCACCAAAGAACTGGATTTCGCATATTCTATGCAAGACTTGGGCCGGCTGCGATGTAACGTGGCCAGGCAGATGAACGGTTTGAGCCTGGCTATTCGGCTCCTGCCGCCGAAAGTACCGACTATCGACGAACTTGAGCTGCCTCAGATTCTGAAGGAACTGGTGCAGCAACCACGTGGTTTGCTGCTGGTCACCGGCCCGACCGGCTCCGGTAAGAGTACCACTCTGGCTGCGATGATCCACCACCTGAACCAGACCGGCGGTCACCATATCATCACCATCGAAGATCCGATTGAATATGTTCACCGCCGGATCAAATGCGCTATCACCCAGCGCCAGCTTGGAGACGACACCACCTCTTACCCCTCAGCATTGCGGCATATCCTGAGACAGAACCCGGACGTCATCATGCTGGGCGAAATCCGCGACCCGGAGACAGCCGCCGCCGCCTTAGCCGTAGCTGAAACCGGGCACCTGGTGCTCTCCACCAGCCACGCACCTTCAGCGCCTCAGGCGGTTGAGCGAATCATAGATCTGTTCCCGCCGCAAGAGCGGCATCTTGCCGAGACCCGGCTGGCATCACTGCTCATTGCGGTCGTATGCCAGACGCTGGTGCCGCGCGCCGATGGTTCCGGGCGAATCGCCGCGGTTGAGCTTATGATTGCCACGCCAGCCGCGCGCGCCCTTATCCGGGATGGTAAGGTTTACCAATTGCACAACGTTATCACTACCAGCCGGGAAAACGGCATGGTGACAATGGACGAGGCGTTGGCTGAACTCTATAAGAGCGGCAAAATAAGCCTGAAGTCGCTTTTCGCTAATTGCAACGACTCCAACGAGGTGAAAAAATACCTCGGTACGACTCTGCGTCCTTTGGAAGAAATCGCGAAAAAACAGCAGTTCCAAAAAAACGCTGCGGCGCCGAAAGAATCCTGA
- a CDS encoding carbonic anhydrase produces MKDIERFITGFRAFREDYFGAGGSRFDTLKHSQHPRTMIIGCSDSRVDPAMLTGAGPGDIFIVRNVANLVPPCEDDGRNHGVSAALEFAVCQLEVEHIVVLGHSGCGGINTLMAGARGENHMGFLTKWMDIASAARDLVLSDLPGKSPELQRRAVEMASILLSLENLHTFPFITEKMAAGRLSLHGWYFDLQAGELLEYHAPSGVFERIDQR; encoded by the coding sequence GTGAAAGATATCGAGCGATTCATCACTGGTTTCAGGGCTTTCCGAGAGGACTATTTCGGCGCCGGAGGTTCCCGTTTCGACACTCTGAAGCACAGCCAGCACCCCCGGACAATGATCATCGGCTGCTCCGATTCCAGAGTCGACCCGGCTATGCTTACCGGCGCCGGACCCGGCGATATTTTCATCGTGCGCAACGTGGCGAACCTGGTGCCGCCCTGCGAAGACGACGGCAGAAACCACGGCGTCAGCGCTGCCCTTGAATTCGCAGTTTGCCAGCTTGAAGTTGAACATATCGTGGTACTGGGACATTCCGGATGCGGCGGGATCAACACCCTGATGGCCGGCGCTCGCGGTGAAAATCATATGGGCTTTCTGACCAAATGGATGGATATTGCGTCGGCAGCTCGGGACCTGGTGCTGTCAGATCTGCCTGGTAAAAGCCCTGAATTACAGCGGCGGGCGGTGGAGATGGCTTCGATATTGCTATCTCTGGAAAACCTGCATACCTTCCCTTTCATCACCGAGAAAATGGCTGCCGGCAGGCTGTCGCTCCATGGCTGGTACTTCGACCTCCAGGCTGGGGAACTGCTTGAATACCACGCGCCGAGCGGGGTTTTCGAGAGGATAGATCAGCGGTAA
- a CDS encoding universal stress protein has protein sequence MPQIKQVVIPLDGSAEAEITLPYGLALAQHFQAALELVSVDESGGADTTNLFRSYHQHLDERLKTKYPGAPAWQTYLRSGKAPDEINKFIAEKNADLVILSAHGSSGRGAVLLGKTAAKILSGITKPAILVQTPPPEGSPLFSKILVPLDGSGIGQAALDLVAELAPAFGAEIVLIQVVEPVRYMPSVDGLGAYTLPIDDAEIEKEANAFLTKRAETLRQKGIKVSTVVKTGSAADLILKYASENKADLIAMSTHGLSGITRWVFGSVTEKIMQYGTLPVLVVHPPGG, from the coding sequence ATGCCCCAGATCAAGCAGGTGGTGATACCGCTGGACGGATCGGCCGAGGCCGAGATCACCCTGCCGTATGGTCTAGCCCTGGCGCAGCACTTCCAAGCCGCCCTGGAACTCGTTTCTGTGGACGAAAGCGGAGGCGCGGACACTACCAACCTGTTCCGCAGCTACCACCAGCACCTCGACGAACGACTCAAGACTAAATACCCAGGCGCTCCCGCCTGGCAGACCTACCTCCGCAGCGGTAAGGCGCCGGATGAGATAAACAAATTCATCGCCGAGAAAAATGCCGACCTGGTAATCCTGTCCGCCCACGGCTCCTCCGGCCGCGGCGCGGTGCTGTTGGGCAAGACGGCGGCCAAGATACTCTCAGGCATCACCAAGCCCGCCATACTGGTTCAGACCCCGCCGCCGGAGGGCTCACCATTGTTCAGTAAGATCCTGGTTCCGCTGGACGGTTCCGGCATCGGCCAGGCAGCGCTAGACCTGGTTGCTGAACTGGCCCCGGCTTTCGGCGCCGAGATAGTGCTCATCCAAGTAGTTGAACCGGTGCGCTATATGCCCTCCGTCGACGGCCTGGGCGCCTATACGTTGCCTATCGATGACGCCGAAATCGAAAAAGAGGCGAACGCCTTCTTAACCAAGCGCGCCGAAACACTGCGGCAGAAGGGCATCAAGGTGTCAACGGTGGTCAAGACCGGCTCAGCGGCAGATCTAATCCTGAAATATGCATCAGAAAACAAGGCCGATCTTATTGCCATGTCCACCCACGGTCTTTCCGGCATTACTCGCTGGGTCTTCGGTTCCGTCACTGAGAAGATTATGCAGTATGGGACACTGCCGGTTCTCGTCGTCCACCCGCCCGGAGGTTGA
- a CDS encoding response regulator transcription factor translates to MAETKAIRVLLVDDHNVVRSGLSAMLAAEDDLELVGEAADGSEGVRQCEKLKPDVVLMDLLMPVMDGVAATKLIHERCPAARVIILTSFKEREQVDGALKAGAMSYLLKTVSAAELVAAIRGAMAGQSKLSSEATQVLIEEMRHPSARDYDLTEREKEILALMVDGLPNSEIADQLGVSASTAKFHVSNILSKLGVTSRTEAVSMALKQKLIK, encoded by the coding sequence ATGGCGGAGACTAAAGCGATCCGGGTTCTGCTGGTTGATGACCATAACGTGGTGCGCAGCGGGTTAAGCGCCATGTTAGCCGCTGAAGACGACCTTGAGCTAGTCGGCGAAGCTGCCGACGGGTCGGAAGGCGTCCGTCAGTGCGAAAAGTTGAAACCGGATGTTGTGCTGATGGATTTGTTGATGCCGGTGATGGACGGCGTTGCTGCAACCAAACTTATCCACGAGCGCTGCCCCGCGGCCAGAGTGATTATCCTGACCTCGTTCAAAGAGCGGGAACAGGTGGACGGAGCGCTCAAGGCTGGCGCCATGAGCTATTTGCTTAAGACAGTCTCGGCAGCTGAACTGGTAGCCGCTATCCGCGGCGCCATGGCCGGCCAGTCCAAGTTATCATCAGAAGCCACCCAGGTACTGATTGAAGAAATGCGGCATCCTTCAGCCCGGGATTATGATCTCACGGAACGGGAGAAAGAGATCCTGGCGTTGATGGTGGACGGCCTGCCTAACTCGGAAATCGCCGATCAACTTGGCGTCTCTGCCTCAACCGCCAAGTTCCACGTATCTAACATCCTCTCCAAGCTCGGTGTCACATCACGCACTGAAGCGGTGTCGATGGCGCTTAAGCAGAAACTGATCAAATAG
- a CDS encoding histidine kinase: MILEKKRSSLPDSGWVKFSLKRQLVTSSVIFWILAVSVVSLAFLGFGQSYMLQETSQRNTQIASIIGRDLNAQVAEILADARNFGRHLELLNPDVSGQVGAAVSLRLSAPQRYRSIYFYDSRGALRFYINDSVDNLFRLTNAEILARPAAPVNDSVLDAYISSRALGTFLSEVNFSPIENVPVMYLGLPLNPALGTVVLEIDLQGIWGGIQQITFGQTGFVYLVSRSGEIVAHREPALIGRPLPEELLDLIDGNEGSVEYTEAESGQVVLSAFSPVGGLTGWGVIVQQSEADAHAPIDRMAATIVALWVAMGVIGTAAIFRAVSNLTSPIVKLTEATNSIAATGKLARISASDRTDELGQLSRSFDRMIERLQATEGKLEHAAAEERNRLARDLHDAVSQTLFSTCIIAEVLPKLWAKNPEEGRRRLDEIQRLTRGALAEMRTLLFELRPQVLADADMSYLLRQLVESFNTRQPTSVDLQVSEECQLTPEVKVAFYRVAQEALNNIAKHAQANHIMIQMRCECGSAVLSVSDDGLGFDRSATRPESLGLGIMRDRARDIGADLEVKSEIGRGTVVNLKWRLPAGEEIHGGD; this comes from the coding sequence ATGATTTTGGAAAAGAAACGCTCGTCTCTGCCCGATAGCGGTTGGGTTAAGTTCAGCCTAAAACGGCAGTTAGTCACATCCAGCGTCATCTTCTGGATATTGGCGGTTAGCGTAGTCAGCCTGGCTTTTCTTGGGTTTGGTCAGAGTTATATGCTTCAAGAAACCAGCCAGCGCAATACCCAGATCGCTTCGATTATCGGCCGTGACCTAAATGCTCAAGTGGCGGAGATCCTGGCTGACGCCCGAAACTTTGGCCGGCATCTGGAATTGCTTAATCCGGATGTTTCTGGACAGGTCGGTGCCGCGGTATCGCTTCGGCTTTCGGCGCCTCAAAGATACCGAAGTATTTATTTTTATGATTCCCGGGGAGCGTTGCGTTTCTATATCAACGATAGTGTTGATAATTTGTTCAGGCTGACGAACGCGGAAATCCTGGCACGACCAGCGGCGCCAGTTAATGACTCCGTTCTAGATGCCTATATTTCATCTCGGGCACTGGGCACTTTTCTTTCGGAGGTAAACTTCAGCCCGATTGAAAATGTCCCGGTCATGTATCTGGGCCTACCGCTCAATCCAGCGTTAGGTACGGTAGTGCTAGAAATTGACCTTCAGGGTATTTGGGGTGGTATCCAGCAGATTACGTTCGGCCAAACCGGTTTCGTGTACCTGGTATCGCGTAGCGGAGAGATTGTTGCTCACCGGGAGCCGGCATTAATAGGCCGGCCGTTGCCGGAAGAACTATTGGATCTGATTGATGGCAACGAGGGTTCCGTAGAATATACCGAAGCCGAAAGCGGACAGGTTGTGCTATCAGCCTTCAGCCCGGTCGGGGGCTTGACCGGCTGGGGTGTTATCGTCCAGCAATCTGAGGCGGATGCCCATGCTCCGATTGACCGTATGGCAGCGACTATCGTCGCTCTCTGGGTAGCCATGGGTGTCATCGGCACCGCCGCCATCTTCCGGGCGGTGTCCAATCTGACCAGCCCCATTGTCAAGCTGACCGAGGCTACCAACAGCATCGCCGCTACGGGCAAATTAGCTCGAATATCAGCTTCGGACCGTACGGACGAGCTTGGGCAACTATCCCGCTCCTTCGACCGGATGATCGAGCGCCTCCAGGCTACCGAAGGCAAGCTGGAACACGCTGCGGCTGAAGAGCGTAACCGCCTGGCGAGAGACCTGCACGACGCGGTCAGCCAGACACTTTTTTCTACCTGTATTATCGCGGAAGTACTGCCCAAGCTGTGGGCTAAGAATCCGGAAGAAGGACGCCGGCGGCTGGATGAGATCCAGCGCCTGACCAGGGGTGCCCTGGCTGAAATGCGCACCCTACTCTTCGAACTGCGGCCACAGGTGTTGGCGGACGCAGATATGAGTTACCTGCTGCGCCAACTGGTGGAATCGTTCAACACCCGCCAACCCACCTCGGTGGATCTTCAAGTATCCGAAGAGTGCCAGCTGACTCCGGAGGTCAAGGTGGCCTTTTACCGCGTCGCCCAAGAAGCGCTCAACAATATTGCCAAGCACGCTCAAGCTAATCATATTATGATACAGATGCGCTGCGAATGCGGCTCTGCCGTGCTCAGCGTCAGTGACGATGGTTTGGGCTTTGATCGTTCAGCGACCAGGCCGGAAAGCCTTGGTCTGGGCATCATGCGAGACCGCGCCCGCGATATCGGGGCTGATCTTGAAGTAAAGAGTGAAATTGGCCGCGGCACCGTGGTGAATCTAAAATGGCGCCTGCCGGCCGGGGAGGAAATTCATGGCGGAGACTAA
- the gatA gene encoding Asp-tRNA(Asn)/Glu-tRNA(Gln) amidotransferase subunit GatA: MTIDVCAFTIAEAGRLLRAKELSSIELTRAYLDRIDAVDPKIQALMTVTGGVAFDQAKVADAILARGEGHPLTGIPIILKDVLCTKGIRTTCSSKMLQNFIPPYDAAVVERLRTLGAVIIGKSNMDEFAMGSSTENSAYFTTKNPWDTTRVPGGSSGGSAAAVAAGLAPVALGSDTGGSIRQPAAFCSVVGLKPTYGLVSRYGLIAFASSLDQIGPFTKDVADTALMLNAIAGYDPRDSTSVPQPENDYYSCLGDSVRGMRIGVPQEYLAQGVTPEVKAAVDAALKVYEDLGCSIEECSLPTTDAALAVYYIIAPSEASANLARYDGVKYGFSHKETDSMWQAMEKTRAIGFGSEVKRRIMLGTYALSAGYYDAWYVKAQKVRTVIRREFDEVFTRYDALITPTAPTVPFKIGEKAADPFSMYLSDICTIPVNIAGIPGISIQGGFHNGLPIGLQIIGKPFDEKTILTLGYAFQQVTDWHLRQPQL, from the coding sequence ATGACCATCGACGTTTGTGCATTCACCATAGCCGAGGCGGGGAGACTTCTCAGGGCTAAAGAGCTATCCTCAATCGAACTAACCCGCGCCTACCTTGATCGTATCGATGCCGTCGATCCAAAAATTCAGGCGCTTATGACCGTTACCGGGGGCGTCGCCTTCGATCAGGCCAAGGTAGCCGACGCAATCCTTGCCCGCGGCGAGGGTCATCCTTTGACCGGTATACCCATCATCCTGAAGGATGTCCTGTGCACAAAAGGCATCCGCACTACCTGTTCGTCAAAGATGCTTCAGAATTTCATTCCGCCATATGACGCTGCTGTTGTCGAGCGCCTGCGTACCCTCGGTGCCGTAATCATCGGCAAGAGCAACATGGACGAGTTCGCCATGGGTTCCTCGACCGAGAACTCGGCTTATTTCACCACCAAAAATCCCTGGGATACGACGCGCGTTCCCGGCGGCTCCAGCGGCGGCTCGGCGGCGGCGGTGGCCGCGGGACTGGCCCCGGTCGCCCTGGGCTCCGACACTGGCGGCAGTATCCGTCAGCCGGCGGCTTTCTGCTCTGTGGTTGGCCTGAAGCCGACCTACGGGTTGGTGTCGCGCTATGGGCTTATCGCCTTCGCTTCGTCGCTGGACCAAATAGGCCCGTTCACTAAGGATGTCGCCGATACCGCCCTCATGCTGAATGCCATCGCCGGGTACGACCCGCGCGATTCCACCTCCGTGCCGCAGCCCGAGAACGACTACTATAGTTGTCTGGGTGACAGCGTCAGGGGGATGCGGATCGGAGTACCTCAGGAGTACCTGGCCCAAGGGGTCACCCCAGAGGTAAAGGCCGCCGTCGACGCCGCACTCAAGGTCTATGAGGACCTGGGCTGCAGCATCGAGGAGTGTTCCCTGCCGACCACCGACGCCGCCCTAGCCGTTTATTACATCATCGCCCCGTCGGAGGCCTCGGCCAACCTAGCCCGCTACGACGGCGTTAAATACGGCTTCTCCCATAAAGAGACCGATAGCATGTGGCAGGCCATGGAAAAAACCCGGGCCATCGGTTTCGGGTCGGAGGTCAAGCGCCGCATCATGCTGGGCACCTATGCCCTGTCCGCCGGCTACTACGACGCCTGGTACGTCAAAGCGCAGAAGGTACGCACCGTCATCCGCCGCGAGTTTGACGAGGTTTTTACCAGGTACGACGCCCTGATTACTCCCACGGCGCCGACGGTGCCGTTCAAGATTGGTGAGAAAGCCGCCGACCCGTTTTCTATGTACCTGTCTGACATCTGCACCATCCCGGTCAACATCGCCGGCATCCCCGGCATCTCCATCCAGGGCGGCTTCCACAACGGTCTGCCCATCGGGTTGCAGATCATCGGTAAACCTTTTGACGAGAAGACCATTTTAACACTTGGTTACGCCTTCCAGCAGGTCACCGACTGGCATCTGCGGCAGCCGCAGCTTTAG
- a CDS encoding BMP family ABC transporter substrate-binding protein — protein sequence MMLSLRRLSFILVVVISLLPSASCTPVEEQTRVLNVGLLLGSGGLGDRSFNDSAHAGLLEAQTKYNIRFETVASGSKEANIDALRLFARSGYDLIIAVAFENLEPLKIVAAEFPGVKFAGIDFELAAPNVSSIVYREQEADFLMGALAAMLTQTKKVCVIGGTDIPAIRRIISGFTQGAAYQDPSVTVITDFAGTFADPQVGLALALKRYGEGVDVIHNAASRTGLGIIQAAQQTGKLTIGTSGDQRYLAPGNVVGNRPKRVDTAVLLLIEEVRDDKFIAGTRSLGLKENGLSLGPFDTNLVTPQMVARLDELKQKVIGGLITILAE from the coding sequence ATGATGTTGTCGCTACGGCGTTTATCCTTTATTCTAGTCGTCGTTATTTCACTCCTGCCGTCAGCTTCCTGTACTCCTGTTGAGGAGCAGACCAGGGTGCTTAATGTTGGCCTGTTGCTGGGCAGCGGCGGTCTGGGTGATCGGTCTTTTAACGACTCTGCCCATGCCGGGCTTCTCGAAGCCCAAACGAAATACAACATCCGGTTTGAAACCGTCGCCTCTGGCAGCAAAGAAGCAAATATTGACGCCCTGCGCCTTTTTGCCCGCAGCGGGTATGATCTTATCATCGCCGTGGCGTTTGAAAACCTGGAGCCTTTGAAGATTGTGGCCGCAGAATTTCCAGGCGTCAAATTCGCCGGAATTGATTTTGAACTAGCCGCGCCCAATGTGTCCTCAATCGTCTACCGGGAGCAGGAAGCCGACTTTTTGATGGGCGCCTTGGCAGCGATGCTCACCCAAACCAAAAAGGTCTGTGTCATCGGCGGTACAGACATCCCGGCCATTCGCCGCATTATTTCAGGCTTTACTCAGGGAGCCGCCTATCAGGACCCTTCAGTCACAGTGATTACGGACTTTGCCGGCACCTTCGCCGATCCCCAGGTCGGCCTGGCGTTGGCGCTTAAACGTTATGGCGAGGGCGTGGATGTAATCCATAATGCCGCTTCACGCACCGGGCTGGGGATCATTCAGGCTGCCCAGCAGACCGGCAAGCTGACAATTGGCACCAGCGGCGACCAGCGCTATCTGGCTCCGGGCAATGTCGTCGGCAATCGCCCAAAACGAGTGGATACGGCGGTACTGCTACTCATAGAGGAAGTCAGGGATGATAAATTCATCGCTGGCACTCGTTCGCTGGGATTGAAAGAGAATGGTCTCTCGCTTGGCCCGTTCGATACCAACCTAGTGACACCGCAGATGGTGGCACGTCTTGATGAGCTGAAACAGAAGGTCATCGGCGGCCTTATAACGATATTGGCCGAATGA
- a CDS encoding class I SAM-dependent methyltransferase gives MTNNHFDTGKSARLDNPGRIAELRIPELIRETGGVKAGMVCVDLGCGTGTFALPMAEIVGTTGHVYAVDDSDAMLDILKSRKPPKSVLPVKSDFTKTSLDDAIAEFCLAAFILHETKEPQKALDEAYRLLKPGGRLLAMEWRAEYDSPGPPQKIRISAEKIEAMFRWAGFKDFRCDNWTEKHYYSLGLK, from the coding sequence ATGACCAATAATCATTTCGACACCGGCAAATCCGCCCGCTTGGACAACCCAGGCCGCATCGCCGAGTTAAGGATTCCTGAACTTATCCGCGAGACCGGCGGGGTGAAAGCCGGGATGGTCTGCGTCGACCTGGGCTGCGGTACAGGGACGTTTGCCTTACCTATGGCGGAGATCGTCGGAACCACGGGCCATGTCTACGCCGTCGATGACTCCGACGCCATGCTCGATATCCTGAAATCCCGCAAGCCGCCAAAAAGTGTCCTGCCGGTCAAATCGGACTTCACTAAAACCAGCCTGGATGACGCTATCGCCGAATTCTGTCTGGCGGCATTCATCCTACACGAGACCAAAGAGCCGCAGAAGGCACTCGATGAAGCTTACCGGTTATTAAAGCCGGGCGGCAGGCTGCTGGCGATGGAGTGGCGGGCGGAATACGACAGCCCCGGCCCGCCGCAGAAGATAAGAATATCTGCCGAAAAAATTGAAGCCATGTTCCGTTGGGCGGGCTTTAAAGACTTCCGGTGCGATAACTGGACGGAGAAGCATTATTACAGTCTCGGCCTGAAATAG